From one Synechococcales cyanobacterium T60_A2020_003 genomic stretch:
- the tgt gene encoding tRNA guanosine(34) transglycosylase Tgt, translated as MGFSFNCQACCSHTHARAGIFHTPHGIVETPRFMPVGTLANVKTLTPLQLRDTQAQMILANTYHLHLQPGENIVQQAGGLHRFMAWDGPILTDSGGFQVFSLSEIRSISEEGVTFRSPRDGQLINLSPERSIQIQNALGADVIMAFDECPPYPASRDAILESTQRTYRWLKRCMDAHQRPDDQALFGIVQGGVYPELRQQAAQELVTLDLPGYAIGGVSVGEPPELIETIVRVTTPLLPQNKPRYLMGVGTYREMAQAIAAGVDLFDCVIPTRLGRHGNALVKGDRWNLKNAKFREDFSPIDPDCHCYTCQTFSRAYINHLLRSQEILGYTLISIHNIAELVSFTRKIREAILSDRFQDEFGHWLTSS; from the coding sequence ATGGGATTTTCGTTTAACTGTCAGGCTTGCTGTAGCCATACCCATGCGCGGGCAGGCATTTTTCATACTCCCCACGGCATTGTGGAAACGCCTCGGTTTATGCCTGTGGGGACATTGGCGAACGTCAAAACCTTAACCCCACTCCAACTGCGAGATACCCAGGCTCAGATGATTTTGGCCAACACCTATCATTTGCACCTCCAACCCGGCGAAAATATTGTGCAACAGGCCGGAGGGTTGCATCGCTTCATGGCCTGGGATGGGCCAATCCTCACGGACTCGGGAGGGTTCCAAGTCTTCAGCCTGAGCGAGATCCGTTCGATTTCAGAAGAAGGTGTTACCTTTCGATCGCCTCGCGATGGGCAACTGATCAACCTCTCACCAGAGCGTTCCATTCAGATTCAGAATGCACTGGGAGCAGACGTCATTATGGCCTTCGACGAATGCCCCCCCTATCCTGCTAGCCGAGACGCCATTCTGGAATCGACCCAGCGCACCTACCGCTGGCTGAAGCGCTGTATGGATGCCCATCAGCGTCCCGACGATCAGGCGTTGTTTGGCATTGTCCAGGGTGGTGTCTATCCTGAACTTCGCCAGCAAGCAGCCCAAGAATTGGTCACACTCGATTTGCCGGGATATGCAATCGGCGGAGTCAGTGTGGGTGAACCGCCAGAGCTCATTGAAACGATTGTGCGAGTTACCACACCTTTGCTGCCCCAGAACAAGCCCCGATACCTAATGGGGGTGGGAACCTATCGGGAAATGGCGCAGGCGATCGCTGCGGGTGTAGATTTATTTGACTGCGTGATTCCCACTCGCTTGGGGCGTCACGGCAATGCTCTAGTCAAGGGCGATCGCTGGAATCTTAAGAACGCCAAGTTCCGCGAAGACTTTTCACCCATCGATCCCGATTGCCACTGCTACACCTGTCAAACCTTTAGTCGAGCCTATATTAATCATCTGCTGCGATCGCAGGAAATTCTAGGCTACACGCTAATTTCGATTCACAATATCGCAGAACTGGTAAGTTTCACCCGCAAAATCCGTGAAGCCATATTGAGCGATCGCTTTCAAGATGAGTTTGGGCACTGGTTAACGTCGTCTTGA